CAAGCAAAGTTACGAGAATGAACATTTTGACCCCATTCCCGTTTGCAATTCTGGCCATATGTAGTGCGGCCCATTCAAAGAACCCAATTTCATCTAAAATCAATGAAATGATGATGATCGCGATGAACGCTAAAGTCGCATTCCAAACAAGTTCCGTCACATCTATGACATCTTGAAAAGTGACAACACCTACAATCAATGCGATGATTGCCCCAGCACAGGCAGTCCATCCAATTCCCAACCCCTTAGGTTGCCAGATTACAAAAGTTAAAGTAACTAAAAATATAATAGTTGCTAAAATAATCTCCACAAAAATAACCCCTTATCTCTCTAATCACATATAATTCTTAAATTATTATTTGATAATTCTTCAAGCTCCTCTTTTCCATCAGGTAATTGATCGATAATAGAAGCAATCATTTCAAACGACTCATGTTCTTTATTCGCTTTATAAAAAACCCAATGACCCTTACGATTTTCAAGCACAAGCTTCGCATCTTTCAACTTCCTTAAATGTTGGCTGATTGCTGGTTGGCTCATATTTAACAACTCCACCAATTCACAAACGCAACACTCATCATTTGTCACATAACGCATGATCGACAAGCGGTTCTTGTCACCCAACAACTTCAGAATCGAAGCAACTGCATCAACACCCATACGCACTTTCTCCAATGGCGTTCCTCCTTATATAATCAATTGCTTATATAATTATATATTAATTATTAGGTATATTCAAGATGACTTACAAATGGCTCAATTCGGCCTAATTAACTAGTCAAAAACGCCCCTGTACTGTTATTCTAGAAATAGTGAATTAAATAGTTTATAGAGAATTTAATTGCAAAGGAGGGAGTTGAAAGGATGACTCCCATGGACAAATACAAAAAAGCATATATGAAAGCCATTACTGATGGGGATATACAATCCGCACAAGATATCATATCTAAGTCTTTAGAGGATGATTACTCCTTGGATGATATTTACTCTATGATTGCTAGCTCGATGTACGATATCGGGAACAGTTGGCAGTTTAATGATATCAGCGTCGCCCAAGAACATTTCTCGACTGCAATATCGCAAACGATTATTTCTCAGTTGGGGTTGCAAAAGATGCCGGTTGATTATGAACGTCGAAAAGAAACCGCTGCACTCTTCTCAGTTGAGACGAACGCACATTCATTGGGCATTCAGATGATTCAAAATATATTTCAACATTTTGGTTACCGAACCTATTATTTCGGAGCAGACTTGCCAAATGCCCATATTATTAAAGAGCTCAAAAAAATCAAACCTAATTATATCGCATTCTCAATAACTCTTTCAGACCATGCCCTAGCAGCCATTGAATTAAGCCAAATGATTAGGGACGAAAATGAGTTGTCAGATACGAAGATTATAATAGGTGGTTACGCTTTTCATAACAGAGCAGAATTAAAAGACCATATTGAACATGATTATTACTTCCAGAACGTAAGTGATTTCAATGATTGGTTAAGTGAGAAAGACAGGTGATCTTATGTATATAGTTGATTCCTTAGTGAAAGTACCAGTAGAAAAAGCAGATGAAGTTATATCTATTTACCAAAATAGGTCCAAATCCGTTGACGAACAAGACGGATTCATAAAATTCCAATTGTTACAGAACGATAAAAAACCTGAAGAGTTGACGGTCCATACCGTCTGGGAAACGAAAGAAGACTATTTGAATTGGGCAAGAAGTGAAAACTTTAAAAAAATCCATGATATGGAGAAGAACTATCCAGATCAAGAGCTTGCCAGTATTGTGCCCATTGTTAAAAAGTATAAGGTGGTGGCGGAATGAAACTACAATCAAGAAATATTACCTTTGACCCAGCAATCGGAGAGGTAGTAAAGTCGATTGTGGATGAAATATATCAGGAAAACCCTCAATTGCACGATCGTTTCGGTCAACGAGGTATAGAAAAATGTACTGAAGATAATTTCTATCACATGCGTTATCTTCACACTAGTTACCAATTAAACAACCCATCTATTTTCGAAGATTACACACATTGGTTGAATTCCGTACTAACAAATAGAGGGGTGCCTACGGAGTATATCATTCAAAACTTCGACTTGATGATTAGAGTTTTTGAACGTCAAGATGAAGGGCTGACTTGGTCGTTTTATATTGAACTATTAGAAAAAGGCATTGACGACTTACAAAAAGAAATCTTAGACAAATAATAAATAACATGG
Above is a window of Halalkalibacillus sediminis DNA encoding:
- a CDS encoding metalloregulator ArsR/SmtB family transcription factor, translating into MRMGVDAVASILKLLGDKNRLSIMRYVTNDECCVCELVELLNMSQPAISQHLRKLKDAKLVLENRKGHWVFYKANKEHESFEMIASIIDQLPDGKEELEELSNNNLRIICD
- a CDS encoding cobalamin B12-binding domain-containing protein; the protein is MDKYKKAYMKAITDGDIQSAQDIISKSLEDDYSLDDIYSMIASSMYDIGNSWQFNDISVAQEHFSTAISQTIISQLGLQKMPVDYERRKETAALFSVETNAHSLGIQMIQNIFQHFGYRTYYFGADLPNAHIIKELKKIKPNYIAFSITLSDHALAAIELSQMIRDENELSDTKIIIGGYAFHNRAELKDHIEHDYYFQNVSDFNDWLSEKDR
- a CDS encoding antibiotic biosynthesis monooxygenase family protein, which codes for MYIVDSLVKVPVEKADEVISIYQNRSKSVDEQDGFIKFQLLQNDKKPEELTVHTVWETKEDYLNWARSENFKKIHDMEKNYPDQELASIVPIVKKYKVVAE